Proteins encoded by one window of Xenopus tropicalis strain Nigerian chromosome 6, UCB_Xtro_10.0, whole genome shotgun sequence:
- the znf852 gene encoding zinc finger protein 852 isoform X1, with the protein MDSFDLKDEITEVIVDPDMYDDASGSDVETDRDDEENGDDEENGDDEENGDDDSSHEEHQRSRSPPTHGRNLRKRQQFFCPECERCFKNNSELESHRKMHRGDYQYHCDICDQKFKYRSEMLAHQKDHSSRSTEDVDYVVPPLSPQSSRNYDRSPEPKKNICLPVGEKPHKCNYCEKRFNDKSILEAHQRIHVGKLTYPCTKCEESFSKASLLAAHFNTHKDGKPFECDQCDKKFNDHSLLVAHKRTHTGEKPQKCNTCNKWFPNSASLAAHGECRSKPKPYQCRHCDKSFNDKALLITHEGVHTDTKPFKCTQCSESFYLKTQLVAHQAVHAPEKPFPCSQCDKSFNKEETLMAHIRVHNLQRMQVQTTLIP; encoded by the coding sequence ATGGATTCCTTTGACCTTAAGGATGAAATCACTGAAGTCATCGTTGACCCCGATATGTATGATGATGCTTCAGGCTCCGATGTAGAAACGGACCGGGACGACGAGGAGAATGGGGACGACGAGGAGAATGGGGACGATGAGGAGAATGGGGACGACGACAGCTCCCACGAGGAGCACCAGAGAAGCCGCTCCCCCCCGACCCACGGCAGGAACCTGAGGAAACGCCAGCAGTTTTTTTGCCCCGAGTGCGAGCGCTGTTTCAAGAATAACTCCGAGCTGGAGTCTCACCGCAAGATGCACCGGGGGGATTACCAGTACCACTGCGACATATGCGACCAGAAGTTCAAGTACAGGTCGGAAATGCTGGCGCACCAGAAGGATCATTCCAGCCGGTCGACGGAGGACGTGGATTACGTGGTGCCGCCCTTGAGCCCGCAGTCGAGCAGGAACTACGACAGGAGCCCCGAGCCTAAGAAAAACATCTGCTTACCTGTAGGGGAGAAGCCGCACAAGTGCAACTACTGCGAGAAGAGGTTCAACGACAAATCCATCCTGGAAGCCCACCAGCGGATCCACGTAGGGAAGCTGACGTACCCCTGCACCAAGTGTGAGGAGAGCTTCTCCAAGGCCTCGCTGCTCGCCGCCCACTTCAACACCCACAAGGACGGCAAGCCCTTCGAGTGCGACCAGTGCGACAAGAAGTTCAACGACCACTCGCTCCTCGTCGCCCACAAGAGGACCCACACCGGCGAGAAGCCTCAGAAGTGCAACACGTGCAACAAGTGGTTCCCCAACTCGGCCAGCCTGGCGGCCCACGGGGAGTGCCGCTCCAAGCCCAAACCCTATCAGTGCCGGCACTGCGACAAAAGCTTCAACGACAAGGCGCTGCTGATCACCCACGAGGGCGTGCACACAGACACTAAGCCCTTCAAGTGCACTCAGTGCAGCGAGAGCTTTTACTTGAAGACTCAGCTGGTGGCCCATCAGGCCGTTCACGCCCCGGAAAAGCCCTTCCCTTGCAGCCAATGCGATAAGAGCTTCAACAAGGAAGAGACACTGATGGCTCACATTCGCGTCCATAACCTGCAGCGGATGCAGGTACAGACCACGTTGATTCCGTGA